The DNA segment CCGTCGGTTGTTTCGATTGTCCGTGCGGACAGCGATCCCACGAGCGCGGAAACCGTGACGTTTACCGTGACCTTCAGCGAACCGGTGACGGGAGTCGGCGTCAACGACTTTGCCTTGTCCGTCAACGGCGTTACGGGCGCTTCCATTGCGGGCGTCAGCGCGGACACGGGCGCGACACGAACCGTGACGGTCAACACCGGCAACGGCAGCGGCACCATCCGGCTGGACGTGGTGGATGACGACTCGATTATCAATGCGGAAGAAAATCCCCTGGGCGGGCCGGGAACCGTCGTGACCGGCAACGGCAGTTTCAGCAGCGGCGAAGTGTACACCGTTGATAAAACCCCTCCCGAAGTTACTTCGGTGCTTCGTGCCGTGGCCAGTCCCACCAATTGGGATTCCGTCACGTATTTCGTGAGTTTCAGCGAGTTTGTGACGGGAGTTGAAGTGAATGATTTTGTTCTGACGACGAGCGGCATCACCGGCGCCTCCGTTGAAAGCGTCTGGCCGGACGGTCTGGGCGCATGGCGGCTGGTGACGGTCCGCACGGGCAGCGGGAGCGGCACACTACGTCTGGATGTCGTGGCCGATGGATCGATTGTGGACGGCCTTTCGACGCCTCTTGCGGAGCCTTTCAGTACAGGCGAAGAATATGAAATTGACAAGGTGCCGCCCACCGGAACGATTTCCATTGACGACGGCCTGTATCCGCCTTCGGATGACGTAACCCTGACGCTCAGCGCCACTGACGCGAACGGCGTCGTGGGCATGCGGTTCAGTCCTGACGGCTCCTTGTGGAGCTTGGAAGAGGCCTATGCCACCAGCAAGGCATGGACCCTCTCGCCCGGCGACGGCGTGAAGACGGTCTATGTGCAATACAAGGATGCCATGGGCAACTGGTCCACGGCGCCGATAGCGGCCCAGGCGATTCGGGATACGACGCCTCCAACGGGAACGATTGCCATCGCCACCGGCGGTTATTCCAACACGACCAGTGTGAACCTAGTCCTGAGCGCCAGCGATGCAAACGGCGTTGCACGAATGCAGTTCAGCAACGACAACGTGGACTGGTCTCCCGACGAGGTGTACGCCACGAGCAAGGCATGGAACCTCGTACCGGGCGACGACGGGCCCCGGACGGTCTATGTGCGGTACCAAGACAATGCGGGCCTTTGGTCCACCGACACGATTAGCCTCAATATCATGCTGGATCGCGTGGCCCCCTCGGCGGATCTCATTGAAATCAACGGCGGAAGCGAATTTTGCATGTCAACCGATGTGATCCTGGCGGTGCAGGCCAGCGACGATAACGTCGTCGGCAGCATGCGGTTCAGCAACAACGGCGTGACGTGGAATCCCGAACAGGCCTACGACCCGAGCGCGCCTTGGACTCTTTCTCCGGGCGACGAAGTGAAGACGGTTTATGCGCAATTCAAGGATTCCGCGGGCAACTGGTCCGGTGTCATCAGCGACACCATCACCCTCGATACGACCCCGCCGGCCAGACCCGTGATGACGCCCGCGCCACCCACCACCAACCAGCGTCCCACATGGAGTTGGACTTCGGGCGGCGGCGGCAACGGCGTCTATCAGTACGATCTCGATACCAGCGGCACATGGACCGAAACCACCGACACCTCGTTTACGCCCGATGCGGATCTCCCGGAAGGCAATCACCGTCTCGTGGTACGGGAACGGGACGCCGCGGGCAACTGGTCGGCCACCAGTTTCTTCGACATCTTCGTTGATTTGACGAATCCGGTGGTAACGTTCAATCCGCTCGGTCTTATCAACGACACGACCCCGGCCTTCACCGGATCGGTGGGCGACAATCTAGCCATCGCGAGCGTCGTGGTGGCGATTGTGGACGGCAACACCTATACCGGCACGTTTGGCGGCGGCACGTGGATTGCCCAAGTGCCCAACGATCAGCCGCTTGTCGGTGCGCCGCCTACCTCTTACATCGCCGACGTGACCGCCACGGATACGGCGGGCCGGACGGCCACCGCGCGGATCTATTTCGCCATTGACAGCACGGTGGAGACGCAGGTCAGTTACGTGGCGACGGCCGACGCTTCTTTTACGAACGCCAGCCAGGTGGTCTTCGACGTGGTGTTCTCGCTGGGCGTCCGCTGGGTGACCGTGAACGACTTCGCGCTCACCACCACCGGCGTGTCCGGAGCGTCCATCGTCAACGTCGCGGGTATCGCCGACAGCGACACGTGGGCCGTCACAGTGAACACAGGAACCGGCGAAGGCACCATCCGGCTCGATGTGGTTGACTGGGACACGATCATTGACATCTACAACCACCCATTGGGCGGGATCGGCATTGGCAACGGCAATTACTCGTCCGGCGGCGTTTATACGATAGACAAGACGCCCCCGACGGTCATCCTGTCGTCGAGCGCGACGACACCCAACAATTTCGCATCCATTCCGGTGGTGGCGACATTCAACGAAGACATCCCGGAATGGTTCGCGGGCCAGCCCAATTTTGTCGAAAGCGATGTGACATTGGAAAACGCCACGTTGAGCGACTTCGAGATGACGTCTCCGAGAGTGTTCCATTTCAACGTGCATCCGGTTGCCGATGGCGAGGTTTCCGTCCGTCTCAACGCGGGCGTGGCCAAGGACCAGGCGGGGAATGGCAACACGGCCACCGGATCGCTGATTTTCCAATCGGATCGAACGGCGCCCGTGCCTTCCGTGACGGGGCCCGGTGTGGCGACCCGTGTGTCGCCGATCATTTTCACGATCAGTTTCCCCGAACCGGTCACGGGGTTGACGGAAGCCGGCATCAGCGTAATCGGCGGAACGAAGGGCGCCCTGTCGGGCAGCGGGGCCGGACCCTACACGTTGCCGGTAACGCCTCCGGCAGATGGGCCCGTCACCTGCCAGGTGCTTGCGGGCGTGGTCCGCGATGCCGCCCAGAATGCCAATCCCACCTCGGATCCCGTCACCGTTTCGTTGGATCGCGTGGCCCCGAGTCCAACCGTCACGGGACCGGCGTCGCCGACGAACGCGTACCCGATCGATTTCGTGATCAACTTCGACGAACCGGTCGCCGACTTCGACGCGGACGACGTGACGGTAACCAACGGGACCAAGGGCTCCTTCTCGGGTAGCGGGGCGGGTCCGTATACGATGCCGGTGTATCCCGATTCCGAGGGTGCGGTCACGTGCAGGGTGGCTGCCGGCGCCGTGGACGATCTTGCCGGCAATCCGTGCCTCGCCTCCAACGTGCTCAGCATCGTCTGGATTCAGGGTGCGCTGCCGGTCACGATCGAACCGCCTTCCGTTCCGCTCACACGCAACGGTCCGGTGTCCTTTGTCGTGACTTATACCGGCGCGGCCAACATAACGCTCAGCGCGTCGGATGTCACCTTGAACGCCACTGGCACCGCGGCGGGTCTCGTGAGCGTCAGCGGAACGGGCACCGAGACGCGAACCGTCACCATAGATACCCTCTCGGGCACCGGCACGCTGGGGATCAACATCAACGGCGGAACGGCGTCCGACTTGGCCGGCAATCTGGCCGCTGCCGCGGGTCCCAGCGACACGTTCATGGTGGACAACACGCCGCCCGTGGTCACCATCAACCCGCTCGGCGTAACCAACAACACCACGCCGACGATTAGCGGCACGGCCGCCGACAATGTGGGCGTGGCCGCTGTCACCGTGACGGTCGAGGGCAACACCTATACTGCGACTCTCAACGACATCTGGTGGAATGCAAAGGTCTCCGACGCCTTGGCGCCCGGCGATCATCTGGCAAGTATCGAAGCCACCGATACCGTCGGAAACAAGACGACCCAGACGATGTTGTTCACCGTGGATCCGAACGCCGTCACGACAGTCGAGGCCGTGCTCCTTACGGGGCCATCGCCAACGAACGCCGACACGGTGGACTTCCTGGTGATCTTCAGCGGGGATGTTTCGCCCGTGGTGGCGGCCGACTTCGCGCTGCACACGACCGGCGGCATCGCCGGCGCCGCGATCCTCGACGTGACGGGCGCAGGCAGCACGCGGACGGTTACCGTGAGCACGGGATCCGGCGACGGAACCATCCGCCTCGATGTCATCGATCGCGATACCATTCTCGACGCCGGACTGGAGCCGCTGGGCGGCCCCGGCTTGGGCAACGGCAACTATACGCTGGGTCAAGCCTACACGATAGACCGGACGATTCCGTATGCAACCCTTACGCTGACGTCTCCGGCCCAAACCGGCGCCGATGTCATCGCCTTCAAGGTGGTGTTCAGCGAGCCGGTCACGCCGGCGTTCGATGCGTCCAAGGTGGCTTTGCAGGGCACATTGGGCGGCATTGTCAGCATTACCGGATCCAGCCCCGTGTACAACGTGTACGTGATTCTGGCCGATCCGAATTTGGACGGCACGGTCGGCATATCGGTTGGCCAAGGGTTGACCGACACGGCGGGCACGCCCTGTGTGGTCAGTTTCTCGCAAACGTGCTATGTGTACAACTGGCGCGAACCGTATTTTGCCGTTCAACCCGCCAGCGCACGCTCGTATACGGGCAGCGCGCATACCTTCACCGTGGCGGCCAATTGTGGCGCGACCCTGATGAATTATCAGTGGAAACGCGACAATCATGCCGCCAAAGCGGTGCAGAATGTCGGCGAAAATTCGCCCAGTTACACCATACCGAGCCTGACCTCGGGCGACGTGGCCGATTATTGGTGCGAAGTGACCTATGACGGCGTGAAACGCGTTTCCGCGACCGCCTCGCTTCAGGTGGCGGAACCGCTCCAACTCGTGGGGCCGGCAAACCGTACCGCGGTCGTGGGCGGAAGCTGCCTCTTCAGCGTGTCGGCGACGGGCGGCTATCCGCCGTTGACCTATGCGTGGAAGAAGGTGGGCGGCACGAACATCCTGGGCGCCGGACCGACGCTCACCCTTGTGTCGCTGACCTTCGACGACGCCGGCAGTTATCAGGTCGAGGTGGAAGACGACAACGGAATGGTCGCCGTAAACTCCGCTTCGCTGACGGTCACCGAAACGGGCCTGCCGGTAGCCGGCGCGATCGGACTCGGCTTGATGGCGTGCGGCCTGGCTTTGGGCGGCTTGCTGGCAACACGCCGCAGGAAGTAACCGGTACGCAAAACACCGAATGAATGCAAGGACGCCGGCCGTCGGGCCGGCGTCCTGCTGTTATCGAAGACGCGGCATTCCTACCGCATTTGCATGCGGATGGCGGGCGTAAAATCAGATTTGTCTGTAATCGCCCCGGGCCGTTTCGTTATCATACTTTCCATTATGGATTTCGACGAGGTCAAACCTTCCTCCACGCTTCAGGGCGTAGATCTTACGACGGGCAGCGTCATGGGGCATTTGATCCGCTTTGCGATTCCGATGCTGATGGGCAGCGTGTTCCACACGGCGTACAGCATCATCAATGCCGCATGGGTCGGCAATGGCCTCGGGGCCGAATCCATGGCGGCGCTCACAGTGAGTTTCCCGATCCTGTTCCTGCTGATGGCCGTGGCGGGCGGTTTGACGCTTGCGTCCAACATTTTGGTATCGCAGGCGTATGGGGCGAAAAATTTCGACCGCCTCCATCAAGTGGTCCAGAATTCGCTTGTGCTTACGGGCGCCGTCGGCGTGGCTTGCGTGCTGGCCGGCCATATCGCGGCGCACGCCATTGTGCATGGCATGCGGACGCCGCCGGAAGTCGCGCCCCTTGCGGTCAGTTATCTGCGACTCTTTCTGTGGAGCACGCCGTTCATGTTCGGCATGTTCTTTCTGTCGAGTGTGATGCGTGGCGTCGGCGACTCGAAAACGCCGCTCTATTTTCAGGCGGGCGCCCTCCTTGTCAACGCCGTTCTCGATCCCGTTTTGATCTTCGGTTGGCTGGGATTTCCGCGAATGGGGCTCGACGGAACGGCCGCCGCCACGGTGTTTGCGCAGGCGTGCGCCTTCTGTTCGCTTGCGTATTATCTGCACCGGCGGCGGCACATTGTATCGCCCCACTGGCGCCGCCTTCGGCTTGATGCGCCTACGACGATCCTCACGCTTCGGATCGGCGTGCCCTCCATGCTTCAACAGGCGCTCGTGTCCTTGGGCATCTTGTTCGTCGTCGCCATCGTCAACCGGTTCGGCGCGCACAGTTCGGCGGCGTTCGGCATCGCCATGCGGCTTGACCAGTTGGCTTTTATGCCCGCGATGACCATCGGCATGGCCGTTTCCACGCTGGCCGGCCAGAACATCGGCGCGGGGCGATTCGACCGCGTCCACGAAACGTTCCGGAACGGCGTGGCCGCGAGCCTCGCCATTACGCTGGTCGCATCCATTCTTGCGTTTTCGGCGCCCGCGTGGCTTATCGGCCTGTTTTCGCGGGAGGCCGATGTCGTCGCCATCGGCAAAACCTATCTGCGCATCATCGCATTCGGTTATCTCCTGTTTGCCGTCCTCTTCGCCAGCAACGGCGTCATCAACGGTTCCGGCCACACCGCCGCGACCACGGTGTTTACGCTTGTCGGATTCTGGCTGGTCCGCGTGCCGCTCGCGATGATTCTTTCCTCGTACATGGGCCGCGTGGAAGGCGTCTGGTATGCGGTGCTGGTAAGCCTCGCCGCCGGAGCGATGGTCAGTCTGGCCTACTATTTCTCCGGACGTTGGAAAGTCCCCATCGGGCATCCCGTCCCTGCACAGACGCTTGCCGCGTCGCCTGAAGCGGATTGATCGCGCATGGAATCCGCGGGCCGTTCGGTGACGTTTGCTTCCGTTCTTGGCAAGGGCCTGATCGCCTTCGTGGCCGCGGGATTGGCGGCCACGTGGTTTGGCGCCGGGGTCTGGTTTCTGGAAGGCGCCGCCTATTGGATCCCCTGCTACTTGGCCTTGGCGCTGACCGGCGTTGCGGCGTGCGTCGTGGCCTCCGCGCGGTGCTGGGCCCTTTTCGGAATGGTTTGCGCCGCCGCCATTGCCGCAATGCTGGCGCAATGCTATCTTCCCGCCGAAAATCGCGCGCCGAAAGGGCAGACGCCCAATCTCCGGATCCTTCAGGCAAACGTTTACAATCATTTTGGCGATGCCGGATCGCTGATCGCCTTGGTGCGCGAATTCCAGCCCGACGTTGTGCTGTTGCAGGAAGCGGACGATGTCTGGGCGGAAAGATTGCGTCCGATCGAAGCCATGTATCCGCGCAAAGCCATTCTGCCGCGTTATACGCGCGGTGGCCCCGATCTGGGGCAGTACCTGCGCATCGAATCGGATGAACCCCAAGCCCTTTCGGACAAGGGAATTCCCGCCGTCATGACCACACTCAGAGTGAACGGGCGGTCCGTTTCGCTGTTGAACGTCCATACCGCCGCCCCGTTCCTGCCCGGGCGCGCGAAAAGTCATCGGAAACAGATGCGGGCGTTGACGGATTTTGCCCGGTCCATTTCCGGGCCGGTTATCGTGGCCGGGGATCTGAACAGCGGGCCGTGGTCGCCGCTGTACAAGACGTTGACACGGGAAGCGCGTCTTGTAAACGCGCGGCAGGGTTTTGGGATCTTGGGGTCATGGCCGTCGTTTTTCGGCCCGTTGCGGACCGGCATCGATCACGTGCTGGCCAGTCCGGACATCGCGGTCGTTCAGTGCCGGGTGGGAAAAGGGATCCGTTCCGATCACCGCCCCCTGTTGACCGAACTGTTCGTTCCGCCGCCCCGATGACGATTCGCAGGCTTGATGTATGAATCGCCAGTTCCGATAATTCGCATGGGACACACCGAGCGGGAGGCCATGGCCATGATACGGGTAGGGTTGATCGGATGCGGCCGCATCGCGGATTTGCATTACGCCGGTTATGCCGGACTGGAAGATGCGCGCGTCGAAGCGATATGCGACGCCGATTCGGATGCGTTGGAACGCAGGCGATGCGCGTGGGGCGTTCGACGCGCCTATGCGGACTACCGCGACTTGCTGGCCGATCCCGCGATTGACGCCGTCGAGATTCTGACGCCTCAACCGCTGCACGAGCCGATGGCCGCCGCCGCCGCGCAGGCCGGAAAGCATATCGCCATGCAAAAACCGATGACGACCTCGCTTGAGAGCGCCGATCGCATGATAAACGCCGCGCGCGATGCGGGCGTGCTGTTCAAAGTCACGGACAATTATCTATTTTATCCGCCCATTCGTTTGGCCAAAACGATGATAGACGACGGCGTCATCGGCGAGCCGCAGATGATTCGTATGAAGTTCATCGGCGGGCGATGGAACGGAGGCTGGGAAGTGCCGGCATCCACATGGGCGTGGCGCCTCCAGGAAATTCAGGAGGGCCGAGGAATTCAGACCTTCGATCACGGACACCATCTGTGGGCAACGGCATGGTATCTGCTAGGCGAAATCGAACGTGTTACCGCATGGATAGATTACACGGAAAAAATTGTGGATTGCCCGTCGGTCATTATGTGGAAGTACAAGAACGCCGCGCGCTACGGCATTTGTGATTACTGCCAGGCCATGGACCTCGCCGTGCCGTCCAAATACTATTCGTGCGATGAATGGTTCGAGATTACCGGCAGCCGCGGCATCGTCCTGATCCGCCGGTGCACGGGACATCTCGTGGACGGTCCCGCCGTCAGCGTTTGCACAAGCGACGGCTGGAGTCATCACGAGATTGAATCCGACTGGGCATCGGGTTTCCATTACGCCGCGCAAAATTTCATCGCGGCCCTACAAGGCAAAGAGCCGCCTCTTCTTACCGGCGAACAGGCGAAGAATGTCCTTCGATTCGCTTTCGCCCTGCGGCGATCTTCCGACGAACGCCGCGAGATCCGCCTTGACGATTTGTAGAAGGCCGCACCGCCGCGTACTGGTTCAATCGTTACCCGAAAAAGGATGCGGGCGAATTGCGCTTGGCGTGTCGTGCAGGCCCATGTTATCGTTTGGCCATGTTGACAACCGAACTCGATTATGAATTGCCCCCCGATCGCATTGCGCAGCATCCCGCCGAGCCGCGCGACGCGTCCCGCCTCCTTGTGCTGGACCGCGCAAGCGGCGGCGTCCAATTGGATGTGTTCCGCAATATCGGCGCCTACTTGCGCAGGGGCGACTGTCTCGTCATGAACGATACGCGGGTCATCCGCGCGCGTTTGCGGGGCCGGAAATCCTCCGGGGGACAGGTCGAGATTTTTCTGTTGCGCGAGCGATCGCCGGGGGTATGGACCGCGCTGATTCGGCCTTCCGCACGCGTCAAACCGGGAACAATCGTCCAAATCGCGGGGACGCTGGACGCCGTGGTGGGCGATATCGTTCAAGACGGGCAACGCCTGGTTCATTTCGATGCTTCGGATGTCCTGGAACGGCTCGAAATGATCGGCGAAATTCCCTTGCCGCCCTATATCCTGCGATCGCATCCCGACAGCAGCGACCTGACCCGCTATCAGACCGTCTATGCGCGGTCGCCCGGCGCGGTGGCCGCGCCGACCGCCGGCTTGCATTTCACGCCCGAAACGCTGGCCGCGCTGGACCGGTTGGGCATCCGGCACGCAACCATCACGCTGCATGTCGGGTACGGCACCTTCAAGCCCATCATGGCGGACACCCTCGAAGAGCATAACGTGGACAGCGAGGACTACGTTCTTTCCGAAGAGACGGCGGCCGTTCTGAACCGCGTCCGCGCGGAAGGCGGCCGGATCGTGGCGGTGGGGACGACTTCGGCGCGAGTGCTCGAAACATGTTTTCGCGGAGGATCGTTTTGCGCGGAATCGGGGGAAACAGGCCTGTATATCCACCCCCCGTACACGTTTCGCGCGGTGGATGCGCTGCAAACCAACTTCCATTTGCCGCGTTCGAGTCTGCTGGCGCTCGTCTGCGCGTTTGCCGGGAAGGACCGCACGTTCGAGGCCTACCGGCTGGCCATCCGCGAAAAATTCCGTTTCTATTCCTATGGCGACGCCATGCTCATTCTGTGAGCGAGTTCCGGGCGATTGTCTCCAGAAACGACGCGAATGCCCATTCCAGTTCGGGCAGCCGTTCGCGCACTTCCTTGATGCTACCGCTAAGCGCGGCCGTCTCGACGTCGTAAGCGGCCCTATGAACGGCTTCGGCCCCGATACTGGCCGCGGCGCCCTTGATGGAATGGGCCGCACGCTGCGCCTCGGATATGTCGAAATTGGCCGCCGCCTGATTCAGAAGCGCCAGTTGGCGGGGGGTGTCCTGCATGAAAACCGCCAGCACACGCTTGCAGAGTTCACGATTGTTGCCCATTCGCCGGACAAAGGCTTCCCAGTTGAAAGGCGGCAACGACGAAACCCGATAGGCGCAGGCTTCCAACCCGGCCGCCCGGCGGTTGTCCCTTTTGCCCAATGGACTTGCGTTCGATTCCATTTACCAGTCAATCCGTGTTGCTGTCTGCCCGCAATCCGCACGGATACTTACCGCCTCAATCGTACCATGCTTCCCGGTGCATGTCCAATATGATCCGCCAAATAGTCCGCGATGATTTCCGCCTTTCGGCGAATGCCGGCGGGGGTCATGTGGCAAATGTCCGTGAAGTAATTCGCGCCGCCCTTGAGGTTCTCGGCCACGGGCACATACCGCGACCCCGTTTCCGCGCAGAAAACGCGCAAGCGTTCATTATACAGCTCCGTCAGACGGACGTAATTTTTCAGGGACACATAGCGTCCCTGCCAATCCTTGCGCAAAACGCTTTCGAAAAAGCGCCGCTCTTCCCGCGTCAAATTCGGATAATCCGGAAACGCGAAACTGCAAAACAGCGTTTCGATTCCGCGGCGGGCAAACGCATCCCGCATTCGCCGCATATTGCGGAAGGTCAGCAGTCCGTACTGCTCCTCGATGCGCTGGGATGACGGCAACAACCGGTCGTTGGCGTGAAGGTTGATGAACATCGAACGCCGCAATATCCGTTGCCATTTCGATGCCTGCTCTTCCCAAAGGGGAAAGAAATTGTGGCAGAGATCGTTTACGAAGTTGTAATGGACGGCGAGGTCCGGTTCGAGACGGATATAGTCGGGCGTTCTGCGGCATTCCCCCAGCGAACCGATTCCCCCAACGCCGCAGTTGATTACCTCGATGGCGTTCGTGTGAAACCGCGCGCGCAACGCCCGTTCCACCAGATTCGGATAAGTCGTTTCGATGCTGCCGCCTTCCAAGGTCGTCGAACCCCCGATGCAAACAATCCGAAAGACGTCCGCCGGCTTGGGAAGCGTCACATCGTCGTCGCGAAAGCCCACGTTGTTCGTAAACCGCACTCCGCCCGCGGTAAGATTTTTTCGGTATTCCTGCCATGGAACCTTCCAGACGGGATCTTCGTCCGGGAATTTCGACCGCGCCGTGCGCTCCGCCAGCGGCATGTGGGTGATGTCGCGAAAAACACAGACCGCGCGCTCATGCCCGCGATCTCCCAAGGGATACAGCGATGCCTCGACGGCGCGCGGGGTTGTGCCCTGCAAAGGGATCAGGGCAATGACGGCGGCGGGGCGCGCATCGCGGATTACGCTTTCGAGAACCGGAAGCACGGGGGTATTGGGCTCGACCAGCAATTCATTCAGCGCCTTGTCCCGCACGTCGCGAAGATCGAAACCGAGGGCCGGCATGGTATCCTCGCGGCCATAGGTGGACTCCGCGCGTCCGTCGGGCCGGTATACGGCGATTGTTTCCTCGCGCAATTGCGCGTAGAGAATGCGATCGTCTTCGTTCATCGCGGCAAAACGCGTTCCCGGATGGTCCTCCGCTTCGGGCAGGACCGGACTGGCCGGCAGAGCGCCGGTATTGGCATCGGGCGGTGTTTCGACGGCGCCGGGCGGCGGGTTCCAATTCGGATGCGCCGGCGTCCGCAGGGCGGCGCGTTCGATGATTCGGTATTCCCATCGGGCCAAGAGTTCAAGCCCCAAGGCTGCCGCGATTGCCCATAATAGGATGACGGTTATTCCGAAAACCGCTTTGCCGAAACGCTTCATTTCGCCCGGTATACGTGCGTGCTGCTGCCGAAGATGATTTCGGCCGATTCCATGATGGTCTCGCCGAGCGTCGGATGCGGATGTATCGTCAAATGGATGTCGCTGGCGAGCGCGCCCATTTCAATGGCGAGCGCGCCTTCCGAGATGAGTTCGCCCGCGCCTGTACCCGCGATGCCGACGCCGAGCACGACGTCCGTTTCCGGATCGGCGACAATCTTCGTAAGCCCCGATCCAAGGTTCAGCGTGGTGGCGCGTCCCGAAGCGGCCCACGGAAACTTCGCGACCTTGACCTTGCGCCCTTGCCGGGCCGCTTCCGTTTCCATCAGGCCGCACCATGCCACTTCCGGGTCGGTGAACACCACTGCCGGAATTGCGCGCGGCGCGAAGGCCACCTTGTGGCCCGCGATGGCTTGCGCGGCGACGCGGCCCTCGTGCGAGGCCTTGTGCGCCAGCATCGGACCGCCCACAATGTCGCCCACGGCGAAAATGGCCGGATCCGCGGTCCGCCGCTGCGGATCCACCACCACGAAACCCCGCTCGTCCACCTCCACCTGCGTGCCGCGCAGATTGAGTCCGCTCGAATTCGGCTTGCGCCCGATGCAGATCAGGACCTTGTCGAAAGCGCGTGTCGTTTCGGCGATTCCCTCGCCTTCCAATTCGACTTCAATTCCCGCTTCCGTTTCCTTCATTCGGGCCACCTTGGCATTCAAAAGAATTTCGTGCATGAGAAGGGCCATGCGTTCCGCCAGCGGCTGCACCAAATCCGGATCCGCGCCCGGCAGAAGACTGCCGGACATTTCGACCACCGTCACCTCGGCGCCCATGGCCGCATACACCGAACCCAGTTCCAACCCGATGTATCCTCCGCCCACGACAAGCAATGTCTTCGGCATGTCGCGAATCTGAAGCGCGGTGGTCGAATTCATCACGCGGGGCGAGTCGAGCAACAGTTTTTCGAGAATGGCCGGACGCGATCCCGCCGCCAGAATGGCGTAATCGTAGCGCAGTTCCGTCTCTGCGCCGCTGTCGGTGTAGATTTTCAGCGTGTTCGAGTCCAGGAAACTCGCGCGTCCCTGAATGAACTCGATGTGCCGCGCCCTGCACAGTTGTCCGAGGCCGGAGGTCAGTTTGCCGACTATTGCTTCCACGCTGCCGCGCATCTTGTCGAAGTCTATTGTCGGCGGGCCGAAATGGATGCCGTAATGCTCCGCGTCCCGCGCATCGCCGATGACTTTCGCGCAGTGCAGCAGCGCTTTCGACGGAATGCAGCCGCGGTAAAGGCACGTTCCGCCCGGATGCTCGTCCAGGTCAATCAACGCAACCCGCAACCCGAGATCGGCCGCCATGAACGCCGCCGCGTATCCGCCCGGTCCGCCCCCGATGACCGCCACCTGCGTGTGTTTTCCATCTTTATCCACGGCTCATGACCTCCCGAAAAAGCACACTTCCGTTGTTTGTCGCTTCACCCTTTTCAGCCTGCGAAAAATGTTGGCGCAAGAAGTGTGGGACAGACTGTCCAGTCTGTCCATCTGTCCACTTTCTCCACTTTTTCTCCTCGGCATTCTACTCTTCCAACATCAAGGCAAGCGGTTGCTCGATGGCTTCGGCCACCCATCGC comes from the Candidatus Hydrogenedentota bacterium genome and includes:
- a CDS encoding Gfo/Idh/MocA family oxidoreductase, yielding MIRVGLIGCGRIADLHYAGYAGLEDARVEAICDADSDALERRRCAWGVRRAYADYRDLLADPAIDAVEILTPQPLHEPMAAAAAQAGKHIAMQKPMTTSLESADRMINAARDAGVLFKVTDNYLFYPPIRLAKTMIDDGVIGEPQMIRMKFIGGRWNGGWEVPASTWAWRLQEIQEGRGIQTFDHGHHLWATAWYLLGEIERVTAWIDYTEKIVDCPSVIMWKYKNAARYGICDYCQAMDLAVPSKYYSCDEWFEITGSRGIVLIRRCTGHLVDGPAVSVCTSDGWSHHEIESDWASGFHYAAQNFIAALQGKEPPLLTGEQAKNVLRFAFALRRSSDERREIRLDDL
- a CDS encoding SGNH/GDSL hydrolase family protein, producing the protein MKRFGKAVFGITVILLWAIAAALGLELLARWEYRIIERAALRTPAHPNWNPPPGAVETPPDANTGALPASPVLPEAEDHPGTRFAAMNEDDRILYAQLREETIAVYRPDGRAESTYGREDTMPALGFDLRDVRDKALNELLVEPNTPVLPVLESVIRDARPAAVIALIPLQGTTPRAVEASLYPLGDRGHERAVCVFRDITHMPLAERTARSKFPDEDPVWKVPWQEYRKNLTAGGVRFTNNVGFRDDDVTLPKPADVFRIVCIGGSTTLEGGSIETTYPNLVERALRARFHTNAIEVINCGVGGIGSLGECRRTPDYIRLEPDLAVHYNFVNDLCHNFFPLWEEQASKWQRILRRSMFINLHANDRLLPSSQRIEEQYGLLTFRNMRRMRDAFARRGIETLFCSFAFPDYPNLTREERRFFESVLRKDWQGRYVSLKNYVRLTELYNERLRVFCAETGSRYVPVAENLKGGANYFTDICHMTPAGIRRKAEIIADYLADHIGHAPGSMVRLRR
- a CDS encoding Hpt domain-containing protein, which gives rise to MESNASPLGKRDNRRAAGLEACAYRVSSLPPFNWEAFVRRMGNNRELCKRVLAVFMQDTPRQLALLNQAAANFDISEAQRAAHSIKGAAASIGAEAVHRAAYDVETAALSGSIKEVRERLPELEWAFASFLETIARNSLTE
- the queA gene encoding tRNA preQ1(34) S-adenosylmethionine ribosyltransferase-isomerase QueA translates to MLTTELDYELPPDRIAQHPAEPRDASRLLVLDRASGGVQLDVFRNIGAYLRRGDCLVMNDTRVIRARLRGRKSSGGQVEIFLLRERSPGVWTALIRPSARVKPGTIVQIAGTLDAVVGDIVQDGQRLVHFDASDVLERLEMIGEIPLPPYILRSHPDSSDLTRYQTVYARSPGAVAAPTAGLHFTPETLAALDRLGIRHATITLHVGYGTFKPIMADTLEEHNVDSEDYVLSEETAAVLNRVRAEGGRIVAVGTTSARVLETCFRGGSFCAESGETGLYIHPPYTFRAVDALQTNFHLPRSSLLALVCAFAGKDRTFEAYRLAIREKFRFYSYGDAMLIL
- a CDS encoding endonuclease/exonuclease/phosphatase family protein produces the protein MESAGRSVTFASVLGKGLIAFVAAGLAATWFGAGVWFLEGAAYWIPCYLALALTGVAACVVASARCWALFGMVCAAAIAAMLAQCYLPAENRAPKGQTPNLRILQANVYNHFGDAGSLIALVREFQPDVVLLQEADDVWAERLRPIEAMYPRKAILPRYTRGGPDLGQYLRIESDEPQALSDKGIPAVMTTLRVNGRSVSLLNVHTAAPFLPGRAKSHRKQMRALTDFARSISGPVIVAGDLNSGPWSPLYKTLTREARLVNARQGFGILGSWPSFFGPLRTGIDHVLASPDIAVVQCRVGKGIRSDHRPLLTELFVPPPR
- the lpdA gene encoding dihydrolipoyl dehydrogenase, encoding MDKDGKHTQVAVIGGGPGGYAAAFMAADLGLRVALIDLDEHPGGTCLYRGCIPSKALLHCAKVIGDARDAEHYGIHFGPPTIDFDKMRGSVEAIVGKLTSGLGQLCRARHIEFIQGRASFLDSNTLKIYTDSGAETELRYDYAILAAGSRPAILEKLLLDSPRVMNSTTALQIRDMPKTLLVVGGGYIGLELGSVYAAMGAEVTVVEMSGSLLPGADPDLVQPLAERMALLMHEILLNAKVARMKETEAGIEVELEGEGIAETTRAFDKVLICIGRKPNSSGLNLRGTQVEVDERGFVVVDPQRRTADPAIFAVGDIVGGPMLAHKASHEGRVAAQAIAGHKVAFAPRAIPAVVFTDPEVAWCGLMETEAARQGRKVKVAKFPWAASGRATTLNLGSGLTKIVADPETDVVLGVGIAGTGAGELISEGALAIEMGALASDIHLTIHPHPTLGETIMESAEIIFGSSTHVYRAK